The segment TcattattggaggacgaccttttggcagtttattttggacggcggctgttggaatctttcctcacgaccgttcgtaggtgccttagtcacctgcgactctggtgctgcagatcacggctcttcgttcacttgcgaccatagtgtccgctttacggggttccgcagaagcgtaagctatttgcgacttctcgtattaccccttattcccgtctTGGAGAGACCCACGGgaaattggtaccgtcgctggatcccggttactgattacggattcacctgccacttctgccttcgtccttctgcatttcttcggggatgtgtgtgagcgctagctcgtgaggagaaacgtagggaggcaatcgccaggtaagacagtatagctgttgtttccttcgaggagccttataccccctgttgtcctggcgatcgtgttcatcctttggtagcagttttgtgctcgctatggactcctagttcggcccgacatccctgacgtaaggattattagaactgtcagtgtacgtgcagtacatatattatatatacgtatacattgtcatagtttttacttgtgtatatTATAAGTTTATTGTTGCCCTTATTGATTATTggtagataatattctatatctttagttgtatggctaggtaggataaatttaaggttttccttgttttgatatcttccacttccttcagccttttgttatttaggatagttttggccggcatatatttggatcctcacagatttatgaaatatttattctcctctgaattttggttagggtttagatgtttagctgtcgggtgccttgtggctcgttgaggacctggtatttagtccctcttgctttaagctgttttgctgtatgtattttactttaacccgcaaggctgatttaagttgtttatttctgttttgtaataaatactgttaagttttctggagtgtttttgtgcctgctttccttgaacatgggttgcatgctgtctacgatcctagcaaaataaagtacttaagaacctgtactagaaccccagaggtttgtaacaatttggcgaccgtgacaggatcgtacacAGGTTCTACTGTGTGTTTTTGGTTTACGGCACAGCACTTTGGGGGATTTGACAGTATTTGTTTTGAGTAGGTGGTTACCTTCCCCCCTCTTTGAATTGGTTGATGATCATGGaggagtttatttttgaccccGCTGAATTTTTAGGTCAGCAGACTGCTTAAAACACTTATCTATTCTGAACAAAGAATATCTGGTAAGTTGTGCTCGTTGGCTGGGATATACCATTTAAGGCAGCTGAGACAAAGGCATGTTTATTAGAGGCCGTAAAAAACAAGGTAGCTCAGGGCCTAGCTGAGGGTGAGCATTTAGTTGAGGAATTTGATAGTGTTGCTAGTAGTGATGAAGAGCAAGAAGGGTAGTGTGAGTGTaaatctgtttttcattatttggatTACCCCTAGGACTGGTACCCTTTTTGAAGGACACGctaattttccttcaaaaccAAGAAGATCATTGAATCCATTTTTGCCAGAGAATTCTGTCCATGTGAGGTTAGCGCCGGTACAGCCTCGTAAAATCCAGGAGAACAGTGGAATATGATGTTATATGCAAAAGGAATTGAGTTGATGAAACTTGAGtttgaggagaaagaaagagagggcgaggaagcatgagttggctatggctaaaatcaatttggaaatggctaggttaagAGGTTCCCCAAATCACTTTAGTACTCCCACTGGGTCCTCTCAGGATAAATTTAACATAGGGGCAGCGTTGAAATTGGTCCCAGTATTTGACGAGCGAAACTTCCCAGAATTTTTTAAGGCGTTTGAGCGTGTGGCtacccggttgtcttggccctcagagatgtggacagtcttgATTCAATgcaggctggtgggcaaggcaattcggtATCAATGCTTTAGATGAAGGTGTAGCTAGGGACTATAATAAGGTTAAGGCAATATTCTTAAGGGCTTACGACTTGGTTCCGGAGGCCTATCGTCTAAAGTTCCGTAATTTTACtaaacctgtctctctctcatttgtggaaTTTGCTCGTCTCAAGGAGGAGACAGTTTGACGAACTGGCTTAAGAGTCGCCCCCCAACGTAaggtcctccttctcctccattgGAGAAGCCCTTTTGTTACTAGAAGAGTTTAAAAAGgcttgtagcaaggaattaagaaTTTATCTTGAAGAGGTTAAAGCAGTCAGTTTGAGTAAGGCTGCCCAGATAGCGGATGAATTTGTGTTGACTCATTGGGCTGGGTCAGGTAATCTTGGATCTGTAGTTAATTTTCAGCCTGGTAAGacaaataattatcaaaagaaattagGTTGTCCGGGAGATAATCGTGTCCAAGGGAATCTGCACAAGAATAGGACTGGAGATGCTCAGGGAGAGGGCTCAAGTGGATCTTACACTAGAGTCTTCTCCAAAAGTAATAAGTTAACTTCTGGTAATGGTAATAGAGTAAGAAGGGCCTGCTTCTGGTGCAATGAACCAGGACATTTTCAAGCACAGTGTAACGCCAGAAGGAGGTACCTccaaagaaacaataataatccggtagctctaatatcaaataaccctatGTCTAATAAGTCTCAGGTTGAGAATCCACCAGTGTTGATGGCTAATGATGGTTGTAGCAAGGGGGAAAATGTTGGTTCTTTATCTAGTAGGGATTTAtgactttatgataaatatattttggcTTGGCAAATTGATTACAGAATCGAAAACCCTAAAGGTGAAGTTTTGCGGGATACTGGGGCTGTCTCGGTCTCTGGTATTGAAGGAATCATTGAAAGGCCTAGTTTAATAATTCAGGTGATTTTGTGGTTTTGGGAGGTTTCCCAAACACGATGGTATCGGCACCTTTAGTTGAGGTGGAATTGTCCTTCCCTGGTTATAATCGGAAGACAGAATTAGCTGTTGTAGAAAGCCTACCAATCCCAGGCATAGATGGTATACTGGGTAATGACATGTTGGATGACAAGGGACGTGAATTGTTTCCAATTTTGTCTTTGAATGCTTGTCCAGTGGCTGTAACGACACGAGCTGCTGCAAAGGCAGCAGATTtgttaaatgatgatgatgatgatgattacatTAAGTAGTTTAGCTGTAGAAgtagaaaggcccgggtctgtagttagtagtagtgataagctttttggtaagttattaaaacctgattgggatcgttcaaagtttattgaagctcagaaggaaGAGTTCAATTTTGAACTGGGTGATACGAGTGATTTGACTAGACCACgattttgtgtatataaaagGTGTGTTATATAGAGTTAGTCGCCTTCCTCTCATGCCCTTGATATAACTTCTCGAAACGAGCAGATAGTGGTCCCTACTCAGTTCAGAGATTCAGTTTTGAAATTGGCACATGAAGACACTTTTTCTGGCCACTTTGGTGTGTGTAAACTTTTAGTAGGTTAGctaaatatttttggtggccaggctTAAAGTCTTCAGTAAAATGGTTTGTGAATAGTTGTGAAGCATGTCAGGTGATGGGAAAACCCAATCAACCAATTCCAAAAGCCCCTTTAAATCCGATTCCAGCAATTAGAGAACCTTTTGTGGAGTTGGTGTGATGATGGTTGGGCCTTTACCTAGGACTAAGTCAGGGTTTACCATCTCCTGACAGTTATGGACAGAGCATCTAGGTTTCCTGATGCATTCCCTATGAGGAGGATTACTTCTCGTGCGGTGTTTGAGAAACTCATAGAGTTTTTTCTCTAGATATGGTTTTGCCTCGTACTATTCAgtctgattgtggaactaatttcGGAACTAATATTTCACAAGTAGGTATTtcggggtaagtgtgctgaaacctggccattcagcacattaccaaaGCGTACCCTATCATCCAGAGtcagggtgtggtggaaagatttcaccagacccttaaatgtgtattaaaagaaatatgttatgagcaaggagaggattggagggataaagggcttccctttgctctctttgccataCGGAATCACCCTAACTCGTCCACAGGTGTCGCTCCCTTCGAGTTGGTATTTGGTCACAAGGTACGTGGTTCCTCTGGAGATAGTCCATGAGGTGATGAGTCTGGACAAAGAGGAGAGATGAATGTGGGTGAGTTTGTGGAAACCTTAAGGAGAAAGCTATCTATGGCTTGGAAGTTTGCCCGAGAGAATTTGGCTTCTTCCCAAGCTGccatgaaaatgaattttgacaAAAAGACAAAGGTACGTTCGTTTGTGCTGGGGGAATTGGTTTTGGTATTAAGTACAGACTCGGACAACTTTCTTGAGCCAAGTATAAGGGACCTTGGAAGTTTTGAGAAAGCTGTCTGAGGTAAAACTATGAGGTTGAAgcccccgggaccaaacgaaagtgccggGTATTTTCATTCTATAAATAGATTGAAGTCTTATACTTCCTGTGGTAAGGACCCTTTGGCTATTGTTTATGAAccagtatctgtggtagtggtagAGCCTCCTACGgatgattttgtaaatttggttggTCAGGTGTCTTCCGATGCTCTATTTGACAATGTTCAGAACTTAGAAATTTTAAAGGAGGGATTAGAGCATCTGGAGACTAATCAGAGAAGTGATGTTATGGAATTAATCCTTGCCTTCCCAGAGTTATTTCAGAATGCGCCAGGACGAACGAGCTTGCTCCAGCAGATTCGATTGTGGGGCAGTGCTTCCCCGGTAAAGCAGTctccttatcgattaaatccaaTGAAGAGGGACATTGTTGATAAGGAAATTAAGTATATGCtggagcacgacctcattcaACCTTCGGTGAGTCCATGGAGTTCTCCAATA is part of the Macrobrachium nipponense isolate FS-2020 chromosome 15, ASM1510439v2, whole genome shotgun sequence genome and harbors:
- the LOC135226621 gene encoding uncharacterized protein LOC135226621, which encodes MRLKPPGPNESAGYFHSINRLKSYTSCGKDPLAIVYEPVSVVVVEPPTDDFVNLVGQVSSDALFDNVQNLEILKEGLEHLETNQRSDVMELILAFPELFQNAPGRTSLLQQIRLWGSASPVKQSPYRLNPMKRDIVDKEIKYMLEHDLIQPSVSPWSSPIVLVKKPDGKFRMCVDYRKRFDRP